From a single Oreochromis niloticus isolate F11D_XX linkage group LG4, O_niloticus_UMD_NMBU, whole genome shotgun sequence genomic region:
- the jpt2 gene encoding jupiter microtubule associated homolog 2: MTSTNMFQGLDSGSKPSSRVLQPPGGGSSNLFGGYEEDSAASKRPNKMASKVFAPPEEPQSVLRRSNPPGGKSSGIFGEPEPAAQPQRPIPPGGPTSNIFGPAGTAPAQSPSRSHPNKPKDNLSVGPEPESPVPQAPEAKASQPEAKEETAPPADPPAKEEPPAAAAAAVSAPSEPEPTPSSFPDDTSLKNHEPHLGPKPRSHNRVLNPPGGKSSVVFY; the protein is encoded by the exons ATGACTTCGACTAACATGTTTCAAGGGTTGGATAGTGGTTCGAAACCGAGTTCAAG GGTGTTGCAGCCTCCTGGAGGTGGCTCCAGTAATCTGTTTGGTGGCTATGAAGAGGACTCTGCAGCATCAAAAAGACCTAATAAGATGGCCTCCAAAGTTTTTGCTCCACCAGAGGAACCCCAGAGTGTACTGAGACGCTCCAATCCTCCAG GTGGAAAGAGTAGTGGAATATTTGGTGAACCTGAGCCTGCTGCTCAACCACAGAGACCCATACCACCAGGTGGACCAACCAGCAACATATTTGGGCCTGCAGGCACTGCACCTGCCCAAAGTCCAAGCCGAAGCCACCCAAATAAGCCAAAG gacAACCTAAGTGTGGGACCTGAACCTGAATCACCAG ttcctcAAGCTCCTGAAGCCAAAGCCAGCCAGCCTGAGGCGAAAGAAGAAACTGCACCCCCAGCCGATCCACCAGCCAAGGAAGAGCCACCCGCTGCCGCCGCCGCTGCTGTCTCGGCACCCTCGGAGCCTGAACCCACACCTTCCTCATTTCCTGATGACACTTCGCTGAAGAACCACGAGCCTCACCTGGGACCCAAGCCTCGCTCCCACAACAGGGTCCTCAACCCTCCTGGAGGAAAATCTAGTGTGGTGTTCTACTGA
- the cramp1 gene encoding protein cramped-like isoform X1: protein MVKRKKTSSTTEEHQNGMTPGSREGIGVDGRRNPSRKPDGCDEEESGEQASEERSTKGEDGVEILNPSATGLSSGSAPVLPASAPNRTGPGSTQLPQTSAEPGPPGPDQHHFLRSSVRPPSKRIRKDSIGSSINGHGGAKSKGAENGSSSQGVVGQSGPVVSSTGGVSKTSKGQGSTEKEEQAGNQKRARRQWESWSAEDKNSFFEGLYEHGKDFEAIQNNIAMKYKKRGKPANMVKNKEQVRHFYYRTWHKISKHIDFANVYSRVLKKSSQELYGLICYAELRKKVGGLMDDKNVAKLNELIQQGATTVRSKGRNLRIKAPMCRALKKLCDPDGVSDEEDQKPVRLPLKVAVELQPRSNHSWARVQSLAHNPRLRMVVELHRKVSSLIEYLKQKWAYHDQRILKSLMEREALEGNQTSTGSPNITQKEELFLFPAESCTLTTLPGVARVVHSKASCTVHWIESGKNRPSAKELPAAQILGIHAAPQPRTGSKSGRGSAAVAGASLTIMGDARRTETPNPDPSADSSAKVEEKRLQSPCVPVSSQQTVREEGDGMGSSDPGKACTGIEVSGGLAMTKSTDRSCSGADGSAEQYKEEQSTSVSSSEANQPPSAKPPVTGSDEAVLQASPPATKERVVEQIREEGWSARDAENVTLAELYLMFGKPGKLQLEYEWQPVAAPPSNSEDGQASVQPKPDRTNRVLRCLLKLVSTEVNPKPLAPELCSTATSPLKTHQEEQNQVLTPPAKGPVAGTRSPSCGRPQASVRMSKLQLPNAGGGRNLPRSLLGSTAGGESESGVFAVPTTLPPNSSRHNRMFSPNKEAELAFRQQLDSISMQSDLFLSRQRKPRNRQLRKPLVVQRTLLPRTTGDTPQHVCSFSILSNSSATGTGSFRPIHPRLAPSSRSAQTKTTPATSSSAGASQLSSAIDLAAKSAGIIPSSPCREVDSSTVDNSALLATTPIADPEPDSQLHQQNVPENGVPPPSPGVTGGGDSLLSPPSVASLLDISLPGPPEEALTPGEPQTQISDSIIELAINSTHYGEEAALSPAKLGNSDGSKLLASSPSLSPSRGWIPSPSHDPQWYPSDSSDSTLGCLLSSMVSPDKGRRTTLTPTGPSSGTALLGPSLLDCNSHDSFQSRGLPDVAEMDSQLACMMSESSIDYIARFNDLAQELAVTEPSIPPP, encoded by the exons ATGGTGAAGAGAAAGAAGACATCGTCCACTACAGAGGAGCACCAAAATGG CATGACACCGGGCTCCAGGGAGGGGATCGGTGTCGATGGGAGGAGGAATCCGTCCAGAAAGCCCGACGGTTGCGACGAGGAGGAGAGCGGAGAGCAGGCGAGCGAGGAGCGCAGTACAAAGGGAGAGGACGGAGTGGAAATTCTTAATCCATCAGCCACGGGTCTCAGCTCCGGTTCAGCCCCGGTCCTTCCTGCTTCTGCTCCGAACCGAACCGGGCCAGGCTCGACCCAGCTTCCTCAGACATCAGCTGAGCCCGGCCCTCCGGGCCCCGACCAGCATCATTTTCTCCGATCAAGCGTTCGACCTCCGAGCAAACGGATACGGAAGGATTCAATCGGCTCCTCCATCAATGGACATGGCGGGGCAAAATCGAAAG GGGCAGAGAATGGCTCCTCTTCCCAGGGTGTGGTGGGACAGTCTGGGCCTGTGGTCAGCTCCACGGGGGGAGTATCCAAGACCTCCAAGGGCCAAGGGTCTACAGAGAAGGAAGAACAAGCTGGTAACCAGAAAAGAGCCCGTAGGCAGTGGGAATCCTGGAGCGCCGAggacaaaaacagcttttttgaGGGTCTTTATGAG CACGGGAAGGATTTTGAGGCCATCCAGAACAACATTGCAATGAAGTACAAGAAGAGAGGCAAGCCAGCAAACATGGTGAAGAACAAGGAGCAGGTCCGCCACTTTTACTACCGAACTTGGCACAAGATCTCCAAACACATCGACTTCGCTAATG TGTACTCCAGGGTGTTAAAGAAATCTTCTCAAGAACTGTACGGCCTCATCTGCTACGCCGAGCTTCGCAAAAAAGTTGGAGGAT TGATGGATGATAAGAATGTGGCAAAGCTGAACGAACTCATCCAGCAAGG GGCCACCACCGTGCGCTCTAAGGGGAGGAACCTGCGGATCAAAGCTCCAATGTGCCGAGCGTTGAAGAAACTTTGTGATCCAGATG GAGTGAGTGATGAAGAGGACCAGAAGCCGGTGCGTCTGCCCTTGAAGGTGGCAGTGGAGCTCCAGCCACGCAGTAACCACTCCTGGGCCCGAGTTCAGAGTCTTGCCCACAACCCTCGCCTCAG GATGGTGGTGGAGCTCCACAGGAAAGTCTCCAGCCTCATAGAGTATCTGAAACAGAAGTGGGCTTATCATGACCAGCGGATT CTTAAGAGTCTCATGGAGAGAGAGGCTCTAGAAGGCAACCAGACCAGCACAGGCTCTCCCAACATAACTCAGAAGGaagaactttttctttttccagctgAGAGCTGCACATTAACCACACTGCCTGGTGTGGCACGTGTGGTTCACTCCAAAGCCTCCTGCACTGTCCATTGGATTGAGAGTGGCAAGAACCGGCCTAGTGCCAAGGAGTTGCCAGCTGCCCAGATCCTGGGCATCCATGCAGCTCCACAACCTCGAACTGGCAGCAAATCTGGGCGGGGAAGCGCTGCTGTTGCTGGTGCTTCACTGACTATAATGGGTGATGCTCGTCGAACTGAAACCCCCAACCCTGATCCATCAGCAGACAGTTCTGCAAAGGTAGAGGAGAAGAGACTTCAGTCCCCTTGTGTCCCAGTTTCCTCTCAGCAGACTGTCAGAGAAGAGGGAGATGGGATGGGATCTTCTGATCCAGGAAAGGCCTGCACTGGAATTGAGGTCAGTGGTGGTTTAGCCATGACCAAAAGCACGGATAGGTCATGTAGTGGTGCCGATGGCTCCGCTGAGCAGTACAAAGAGGAGCAGAGCACCAGCGTGTCTTCCTCGGAGGCCAACCAGCCTCCTTCAGCCAAACCTCCGGTGACTGGCTCAGACGAAGCCGTGTTGCAAGCTTCCCCACCAGCGACCAAAGAACGGGTCGTTGAGCAAATCAGAGAGGAAGGCTGGAGTGCCCGTGACGCAGAGAACGTCACCCTGGCCGAGCTGTACCTGATGTTTGGGAAGCCAGGCAAGCTGCAGCTGGAGTACGAGTGGCAGCCGGTCGCAGCTCCTCCCAGCAACTCGGAAGATGGACAAGCCTCAGTGCAACCAAAGCCTGACAGGACGAATCGAGTTTTGCGCTGCTTACTCAAGCTggtttccactgaagtcaaccCCAAACCTCTG GCTCCAGAACTCTGCTCAACAGCCACATCACCCCTCAAGACCCATCAGGAGGAGCAAAACCAGGTCCTCACACCTCCGGCGAAGGGTCCTGTTGCAGGCACTCGTAGCCCCAGCTGTGGGCGGCCGCAGGCATCTGTGCGCATGTCCAAGTTACAGCTGCCAAATGCTGGAG GTGGGCGCAACCTTCCTCGCTCTCTGCTGGGCTCTACTGCAGGTGGCGAATCAGAAAGCGGCGTGTTCGCAGTACCCACCACGCTGCCACCCAACAGCTCACGGCACAACCGAATGTTCTCCCCTAACAAAGAGGCAGAGCTAGCCTTCAGACAGCAGCTCGACTCGATCAGT ATGCAGTCAGATCTTTTCCTTTCTAGACAGAGAAAACCTCGGAACAGACAACTTCGCAAACCACTTGTAGTTCAG CGAACATTGCTGCCCAGAACTACAGGAGACACTCCTCAACACGTCTGTTCCTTCTCCATCCTCTCAAACTCCTCTGCCACAG GAACTGGATCTTTCCGGCCAATCCATCCCCGACTAGCTCCTTCCTCTCGCTCTGCCCAAACTAAAACGACCCCAGCAACATCCAGCTCTGCGGGGGCCAGCCAGCTCTCTA GTGCCATTGACCTGGCAGCTAAGTCTGCAGGCATCATCCCAAGCAGTCCCTGTCGGGAGGTGGATTCTTCCACTGTGGATAACAGCGCTCTGCTCGCCACCACACCCATTGCTGATCCTGAGCCAGACTCTCAACTCCACCAGCAAAATGTTCCAGAG AATGGCGTACCACCTCCGTCTCCTGGAGTCACCGGCGGGGGAGACTCACTCCTCTCTCCACCGAGCGTTGCCTCGCTCCTTGATATCTCACTCCCAGGCCCGCCCGAAGAGGCTCTAACCCCTGGAGAACCTCAAACGCAGATCAGCGACTCCATCATCGAGCTTGCCATCAACTCCACACATTATG GTGAGGAGGCCGCTCTCTCTCCAGCCAAGCTGGGCAACAGCGACGGCTCCAAACTGCTGGCCTCGTCTCCCTCGCTCAGCCCGTCCAGAGGCTGGATCCCTTCACCCAGCCACGACCCTCAGTGGTACCCCAGCGACTCGTCTGACTCCACACTGGGATGCCTCCTTT CCAGCATGGTCTCTCCTGATAAGGGCAGACGGACCACCCTAACCCCCACTGGCCCCTCCAGCGGCACTGCTCTACTCGGTCCTAGCCTCCTGGACTGCAATTCCCATGATTCCTTTCAATCCCGTGGCCTTCCTGATGTGGCAGAG ATGGATTCTCAGCTTGCATGTATGATGAGTGAG
- the cramp1 gene encoding protein cramped-like isoform X2, which produces MTPGSREGIGVDGRRNPSRKPDGCDEEESGEQASEERSTKGEDGVEILNPSATGLSSGSAPVLPASAPNRTGPGSTQLPQTSAEPGPPGPDQHHFLRSSVRPPSKRIRKDSIGSSINGHGGAKSKGAENGSSSQGVVGQSGPVVSSTGGVSKTSKGQGSTEKEEQAGNQKRARRQWESWSAEDKNSFFEGLYEHGKDFEAIQNNIAMKYKKRGKPANMVKNKEQVRHFYYRTWHKISKHIDFANVYSRVLKKSSQELYGLICYAELRKKVGGLMDDKNVAKLNELIQQGATTVRSKGRNLRIKAPMCRALKKLCDPDGVSDEEDQKPVRLPLKVAVELQPRSNHSWARVQSLAHNPRLRMVVELHRKVSSLIEYLKQKWAYHDQRILKSLMEREALEGNQTSTGSPNITQKEELFLFPAESCTLTTLPGVARVVHSKASCTVHWIESGKNRPSAKELPAAQILGIHAAPQPRTGSKSGRGSAAVAGASLTIMGDARRTETPNPDPSADSSAKVEEKRLQSPCVPVSSQQTVREEGDGMGSSDPGKACTGIEVSGGLAMTKSTDRSCSGADGSAEQYKEEQSTSVSSSEANQPPSAKPPVTGSDEAVLQASPPATKERVVEQIREEGWSARDAENVTLAELYLMFGKPGKLQLEYEWQPVAAPPSNSEDGQASVQPKPDRTNRVLRCLLKLVSTEVNPKPLAPELCSTATSPLKTHQEEQNQVLTPPAKGPVAGTRSPSCGRPQASVRMSKLQLPNAGGGRNLPRSLLGSTAGGESESGVFAVPTTLPPNSSRHNRMFSPNKEAELAFRQQLDSISMQSDLFLSRQRKPRNRQLRKPLVVQRTLLPRTTGDTPQHVCSFSILSNSSATGTGSFRPIHPRLAPSSRSAQTKTTPATSSSAGASQLSSAIDLAAKSAGIIPSSPCREVDSSTVDNSALLATTPIADPEPDSQLHQQNVPENGVPPPSPGVTGGGDSLLSPPSVASLLDISLPGPPEEALTPGEPQTQISDSIIELAINSTHYGEEAALSPAKLGNSDGSKLLASSPSLSPSRGWIPSPSHDPQWYPSDSSDSTLGCLLSSMVSPDKGRRTTLTPTGPSSGTALLGPSLLDCNSHDSFQSRGLPDVAEMDSQLACMMSESSIDYIARFNDLAQELAVTEPSIPPP; this is translated from the exons ATGACACCGGGCTCCAGGGAGGGGATCGGTGTCGATGGGAGGAGGAATCCGTCCAGAAAGCCCGACGGTTGCGACGAGGAGGAGAGCGGAGAGCAGGCGAGCGAGGAGCGCAGTACAAAGGGAGAGGACGGAGTGGAAATTCTTAATCCATCAGCCACGGGTCTCAGCTCCGGTTCAGCCCCGGTCCTTCCTGCTTCTGCTCCGAACCGAACCGGGCCAGGCTCGACCCAGCTTCCTCAGACATCAGCTGAGCCCGGCCCTCCGGGCCCCGACCAGCATCATTTTCTCCGATCAAGCGTTCGACCTCCGAGCAAACGGATACGGAAGGATTCAATCGGCTCCTCCATCAATGGACATGGCGGGGCAAAATCGAAAG GGGCAGAGAATGGCTCCTCTTCCCAGGGTGTGGTGGGACAGTCTGGGCCTGTGGTCAGCTCCACGGGGGGAGTATCCAAGACCTCCAAGGGCCAAGGGTCTACAGAGAAGGAAGAACAAGCTGGTAACCAGAAAAGAGCCCGTAGGCAGTGGGAATCCTGGAGCGCCGAggacaaaaacagcttttttgaGGGTCTTTATGAG CACGGGAAGGATTTTGAGGCCATCCAGAACAACATTGCAATGAAGTACAAGAAGAGAGGCAAGCCAGCAAACATGGTGAAGAACAAGGAGCAGGTCCGCCACTTTTACTACCGAACTTGGCACAAGATCTCCAAACACATCGACTTCGCTAATG TGTACTCCAGGGTGTTAAAGAAATCTTCTCAAGAACTGTACGGCCTCATCTGCTACGCCGAGCTTCGCAAAAAAGTTGGAGGAT TGATGGATGATAAGAATGTGGCAAAGCTGAACGAACTCATCCAGCAAGG GGCCACCACCGTGCGCTCTAAGGGGAGGAACCTGCGGATCAAAGCTCCAATGTGCCGAGCGTTGAAGAAACTTTGTGATCCAGATG GAGTGAGTGATGAAGAGGACCAGAAGCCGGTGCGTCTGCCCTTGAAGGTGGCAGTGGAGCTCCAGCCACGCAGTAACCACTCCTGGGCCCGAGTTCAGAGTCTTGCCCACAACCCTCGCCTCAG GATGGTGGTGGAGCTCCACAGGAAAGTCTCCAGCCTCATAGAGTATCTGAAACAGAAGTGGGCTTATCATGACCAGCGGATT CTTAAGAGTCTCATGGAGAGAGAGGCTCTAGAAGGCAACCAGACCAGCACAGGCTCTCCCAACATAACTCAGAAGGaagaactttttctttttccagctgAGAGCTGCACATTAACCACACTGCCTGGTGTGGCACGTGTGGTTCACTCCAAAGCCTCCTGCACTGTCCATTGGATTGAGAGTGGCAAGAACCGGCCTAGTGCCAAGGAGTTGCCAGCTGCCCAGATCCTGGGCATCCATGCAGCTCCACAACCTCGAACTGGCAGCAAATCTGGGCGGGGAAGCGCTGCTGTTGCTGGTGCTTCACTGACTATAATGGGTGATGCTCGTCGAACTGAAACCCCCAACCCTGATCCATCAGCAGACAGTTCTGCAAAGGTAGAGGAGAAGAGACTTCAGTCCCCTTGTGTCCCAGTTTCCTCTCAGCAGACTGTCAGAGAAGAGGGAGATGGGATGGGATCTTCTGATCCAGGAAAGGCCTGCACTGGAATTGAGGTCAGTGGTGGTTTAGCCATGACCAAAAGCACGGATAGGTCATGTAGTGGTGCCGATGGCTCCGCTGAGCAGTACAAAGAGGAGCAGAGCACCAGCGTGTCTTCCTCGGAGGCCAACCAGCCTCCTTCAGCCAAACCTCCGGTGACTGGCTCAGACGAAGCCGTGTTGCAAGCTTCCCCACCAGCGACCAAAGAACGGGTCGTTGAGCAAATCAGAGAGGAAGGCTGGAGTGCCCGTGACGCAGAGAACGTCACCCTGGCCGAGCTGTACCTGATGTTTGGGAAGCCAGGCAAGCTGCAGCTGGAGTACGAGTGGCAGCCGGTCGCAGCTCCTCCCAGCAACTCGGAAGATGGACAAGCCTCAGTGCAACCAAAGCCTGACAGGACGAATCGAGTTTTGCGCTGCTTACTCAAGCTggtttccactgaagtcaaccCCAAACCTCTG GCTCCAGAACTCTGCTCAACAGCCACATCACCCCTCAAGACCCATCAGGAGGAGCAAAACCAGGTCCTCACACCTCCGGCGAAGGGTCCTGTTGCAGGCACTCGTAGCCCCAGCTGTGGGCGGCCGCAGGCATCTGTGCGCATGTCCAAGTTACAGCTGCCAAATGCTGGAG GTGGGCGCAACCTTCCTCGCTCTCTGCTGGGCTCTACTGCAGGTGGCGAATCAGAAAGCGGCGTGTTCGCAGTACCCACCACGCTGCCACCCAACAGCTCACGGCACAACCGAATGTTCTCCCCTAACAAAGAGGCAGAGCTAGCCTTCAGACAGCAGCTCGACTCGATCAGT ATGCAGTCAGATCTTTTCCTTTCTAGACAGAGAAAACCTCGGAACAGACAACTTCGCAAACCACTTGTAGTTCAG CGAACATTGCTGCCCAGAACTACAGGAGACACTCCTCAACACGTCTGTTCCTTCTCCATCCTCTCAAACTCCTCTGCCACAG GAACTGGATCTTTCCGGCCAATCCATCCCCGACTAGCTCCTTCCTCTCGCTCTGCCCAAACTAAAACGACCCCAGCAACATCCAGCTCTGCGGGGGCCAGCCAGCTCTCTA GTGCCATTGACCTGGCAGCTAAGTCTGCAGGCATCATCCCAAGCAGTCCCTGTCGGGAGGTGGATTCTTCCACTGTGGATAACAGCGCTCTGCTCGCCACCACACCCATTGCTGATCCTGAGCCAGACTCTCAACTCCACCAGCAAAATGTTCCAGAG AATGGCGTACCACCTCCGTCTCCTGGAGTCACCGGCGGGGGAGACTCACTCCTCTCTCCACCGAGCGTTGCCTCGCTCCTTGATATCTCACTCCCAGGCCCGCCCGAAGAGGCTCTAACCCCTGGAGAACCTCAAACGCAGATCAGCGACTCCATCATCGAGCTTGCCATCAACTCCACACATTATG GTGAGGAGGCCGCTCTCTCTCCAGCCAAGCTGGGCAACAGCGACGGCTCCAAACTGCTGGCCTCGTCTCCCTCGCTCAGCCCGTCCAGAGGCTGGATCCCTTCACCCAGCCACGACCCTCAGTGGTACCCCAGCGACTCGTCTGACTCCACACTGGGATGCCTCCTTT CCAGCATGGTCTCTCCTGATAAGGGCAGACGGACCACCCTAACCCCCACTGGCCCCTCCAGCGGCACTGCTCTACTCGGTCCTAGCCTCCTGGACTGCAATTCCCATGATTCCTTTCAATCCCGTGGCCTTCCTGATGTGGCAGAG ATGGATTCTCAGCTTGCATGTATGATGAGTGAG